In a genomic window of Streptomyces katrae:
- a CDS encoding TetR/AcrR family transcriptional regulator codes for MDDQQRARRPGGRSARVGAQVHQAVTELISARGYGNFTVGEVAARAGVADSSIYRRWGNLETLLTDVALTRLNAQSPMPDTGSLAGDLRTYAAQVAREITGSDGPAVLHLAVALSSSGQQGLQAGAELRAERTRQLQAMLDRARDRGEDAPDALDVLDHILAPMYIRVLFGMVPLTPDYIDGLVDRLL; via the coding sequence ATGGACGATCAACAGCGAGCCCGGCGGCCCGGCGGGCGCAGCGCCCGCGTCGGCGCACAGGTACACCAGGCCGTCACCGAACTGATCAGCGCGCGCGGCTACGGCAACTTCACCGTCGGCGAGGTCGCGGCCCGCGCAGGCGTGGCCGACAGCAGCATCTACCGCCGGTGGGGCAACCTGGAGACCCTGCTCACCGACGTGGCGCTCACCCGCCTCAACGCGCAGTCGCCGATGCCCGACACCGGGAGCCTCGCCGGCGACCTGCGCACTTACGCGGCCCAAGTGGCGCGCGAGATCACCGGATCCGACGGTCCGGCGGTGCTGCACCTGGCCGTCGCCCTGTCGAGCAGCGGTCAGCAGGGCCTGCAGGCCGGTGCCGAACTCCGCGCCGAACGCACCCGCCAGCTGCAGGCCATGCTCGATCGCGCCCGCGACCGCGGCGAGGACGCACCCGACGCGCTCGACGTCCTGGACCACATCCTGGCCCCGATGTACATCCGCGTCCTGTTCGGCATGGTGCCGCTCACCCCCGACTACATCGACGGGCTGGTCGACCGGTTGCTGTGA
- a CDS encoding 1,4-dihydroxy-6-naphthoate synthase: MTATADHPPTPLSTLDIAYSPCPNDTFVFDAWAHGRVPGAPALDVTFADIDVTNGMAERGELDVLKVSYAVLPWVLEEYALLPCGGALGRGCGPLVLTREPGLDLTGKTVAVPSERSTAYLLFRLWAADVLPAGVGEVVVLPFHEIMPAVRDGRVDAGLVIHEARFTYQEYGLHCLADMGEHWESTTGLPIPLGAIIAKRSLGADTLRALAEAARTSVRMAWEDPEASRPYVRAHAQELDPKVADQHIGLYVNEFTADLGDAGYAAVRGLLTRAAAEGLVPAIGPDALSFP, translated from the coding sequence ATGACCGCGACCGCTGACCACCCTCCCACCCCCCTGAGCACCCTGGACATCGCCTACTCGCCCTGCCCGAACGACACCTTCGTCTTCGACGCCTGGGCGCACGGCCGCGTCCCGGGGGCACCCGCCCTCGACGTGACCTTCGCCGACATCGACGTCACCAACGGCATGGCCGAGCGCGGCGAGCTGGACGTGCTGAAGGTGTCGTACGCGGTGCTGCCGTGGGTGCTGGAGGAGTACGCGCTGCTGCCCTGCGGCGGCGCGCTGGGGCGCGGCTGCGGCCCGCTGGTGCTGACCCGCGAGCCGGGGCTGGACCTGACGGGGAAGACGGTCGCGGTGCCGAGCGAGCGCTCCACCGCCTACCTGCTGTTCCGGCTGTGGGCGGCGGACGTGCTCCCCGCCGGGGTCGGCGAGGTCGTCGTCCTCCCCTTCCACGAGATCATGCCGGCGGTGCGCGACGGCCGGGTCGACGCCGGGCTGGTCATCCACGAGGCCCGGTTCACCTATCAGGAGTACGGGCTGCACTGTCTGGCCGACATGGGCGAGCACTGGGAGTCCACCACCGGCCTGCCCATCCCGCTCGGCGCGATCATCGCCAAGCGCTCCCTCGGCGCGGACACCCTGCGCGCGCTGGCCGAGGCGGCCCGCACGTCGGTGCGGATGGCGTGGGAGGACCCCGAGGCCTCCCGGCCCTACGTACGGGCGCATGCGCAGGAGCTGGACCCGAAGGTCGCCGACCAGCACATCGGGCTGTACGTCAACGAGTTCACGGCCGACCTGGGCGACGCGGGCTACGCGGCCGTGCGCGGGCTGCTGACCAGGGCCGCGGCCGAAGGCCTGGTTCCGGCCATCGGGCCGGACGCGCTGAGCTTCCCGTAG
- a CDS encoding glycosyltransferase 87 family protein translates to MTRSPDPDRSPSPLAGVLVTGALLALGVLGVALRVPAADALLSGFSAADWHPPAGYPPFAAILFTPAAWLPAGVLKAVLVLGNGGLLALLVLLSCRLAGARARPGPVLAATIAGLWLEPLFQSPLPGQINLALACLALWDLGRPRAALGKGFALGTAAGITLTPAVFVPYLLLTGRARAGLTALAGLAGTALLGALVLPEASADFWAHHPPTADGAPLLHWRHLWVWAVPPLTALAAGTATALRRHRHRAAAARIPAPRSPLGREAAADTARVSRPRAARRRP, encoded by the coding sequence GTGACCCGCAGCCCCGATCCCGACCGCTCGCCGTCGCCCCTCGCCGGCGTGCTGGTCACCGGGGCGCTGCTCGCCCTCGGCGTCCTGGGCGTCGCCCTGCGCGTCCCGGCCGCCGACGCCCTCCTCAGCGGGTTCTCCGCCGCCGACTGGCATCCGCCCGCCGGCTATCCGCCCTTCGCCGCGATCCTGTTCACGCCCGCCGCCTGGCTGCCGGCCGGCGTGCTGAAGGCCGTCCTCGTCCTCGGCAACGGCGGCCTGCTCGCCCTGCTGGTCCTGCTCTCCTGCCGGCTCGCGGGAGCACGGGCCCGGCCGGGCCCCGTCCTGGCCGCCACCATCGCCGGGCTGTGGCTGGAGCCGCTGTTCCAGAGCCCGCTGCCCGGACAGATCAACCTGGCCCTGGCCTGCCTGGCCCTGTGGGACCTGGGTCGGCCGCGCGCCGCCCTCGGCAAGGGCTTCGCGCTGGGCACCGCCGCCGGGATCACCCTGACCCCGGCGGTGTTCGTCCCGTACCTGCTGCTCACCGGGCGGGCCCGGGCCGGCCTGACCGCCCTGGCCGGCCTCGCCGGCACCGCCCTGCTCGGCGCGCTGGTCCTCCCGGAGGCCTCCGCCGACTTCTGGGCCCACCACCCGCCGACGGCCGACGGGGCCCCGCTGCTGCACTGGCGGCACCTGTGGGTGTGGGCCGTTCCGCCGCTCACCGCCCTCGCGGCCGGGACGGCGACCGCCCTGCGGCGCCACCGCCACCGCGCGGCGGCGGCCCGGATCCCCGCCCCGAGGTCACCCCTGGGGCGGGAGGCCGCAGCGGACACCGCCCGGGTCAGTCGCCCGCGAGCAGCTCGTCGGCGTCCATGA
- a CDS encoding DNA repair helicase XPB → MNGPLIVQSDKTLLLEVDHELAGAARRAIAPFAELERAPEHIHTYRITPLGLWNARAAGHDAEQVVDALVEFSRYPVPHALLVDVAETMARYGRLTLSKHPVHGLVLTSTDRPVLEEILRSKRITPLVGARIDADTVAVHPSERGQIKQTLLKLGWPAEDLAGYVDGEAHPIELEENGWALRPYQAQAVEGFWHGGSGVVVLPCGAGKTLVGAGAMAKAKATTLILVTNTVSARQWKHELVKRTSLTEEEIGEYSGTRKEIRPVTIATYQVLTTKRKGVYPHLELFDSRDWGLILYDEVHLLPAPVFKFTADLQARRRLGLTATLVREDGRESDVFSLIGPKRFDAPWKEIEAQGYIAPADCVEVRVNLTESERLAYATAETEEKYRFCATTATKRKVTEALVRKHRGEQTLVIGQYIDQLDELGEHLDAPVIKGETSNAQREKLFDAFREGEISVLVVSKVANFSIDLPEATVAIQVSGTFGSRQEEAQRLGRVLRPKADGHEARFYSVVARDTIDQDFAAHRQRFLAEQGYAYRIMDADELLAGD, encoded by the coding sequence GTGAACGGGCCTCTCATCGTCCAGAGCGACAAAACCCTCCTCCTGGAGGTCGATCACGAGCTCGCCGGAGCCGCGCGCCGGGCCATCGCCCCCTTCGCCGAGCTGGAGCGGGCGCCCGAGCACATCCACACGTACCGGATCACGCCGCTGGGGCTGTGGAACGCGCGGGCCGCCGGGCACGACGCCGAGCAGGTCGTCGACGCGCTCGTCGAGTTCTCCCGCTATCCCGTCCCGCACGCGCTGCTCGTCGACGTGGCCGAGACCATGGCCCGCTACGGGCGGCTCACCCTGTCCAAGCACCCCGTGCACGGGCTGGTGCTGACCAGCACGGACCGGCCGGTGCTGGAGGAGATCCTGCGGTCGAAGCGGATCACCCCGCTGGTCGGGGCCCGGATCGACGCCGACACGGTGGCGGTGCACCCGTCGGAGCGCGGGCAGATCAAGCAGACGCTGCTCAAGCTGGGCTGGCCGGCCGAGGACCTCGCCGGGTACGTGGACGGCGAGGCGCACCCGATCGAGCTGGAGGAGAACGGCTGGGCGCTGCGGCCGTACCAGGCGCAGGCCGTCGAGGGGTTCTGGCACGGCGGGTCGGGCGTGGTCGTGCTGCCGTGCGGCGCGGGCAAGACCCTGGTCGGGGCCGGGGCGATGGCGAAGGCCAAGGCGACCACGCTGATCCTGGTGACGAACACGGTCTCGGCGCGGCAGTGGAAGCACGAGCTGGTGAAGCGGACCTCGCTGACGGAGGAGGAGATCGGCGAGTACTCGGGGACGCGCAAGGAGATCCGGCCCGTCACGATCGCCACCTACCAGGTCCTGACCACGAAGCGGAAGGGCGTCTATCCGCACCTGGAGCTGTTCGACTCCCGCGACTGGGGGCTGATCCTCTACGACGAGGTGCACCTGCTGCCGGCGCCCGTCTTCAAGTTCACCGCCGACCTCCAGGCGCGCCGCCGGCTCGGGCTGACGGCGACGCTGGTGCGCGAGGACGGCCGGGAGTCGGACGTGTTCTCGCTGATCGGGCCGAAGCGGTTCGACGCGCCGTGGAAGGAGATCGAGGCGCAGGGCTACATCGCGCCCGCCGACTGCGTCGAGGTCCGGGTCAACCTCACCGAGTCGGAGCGGCTGGCGTACGCGACGGCCGAGACGGAGGAGAAGTACCGCTTCTGTGCGACGACCGCGACGAAGCGGAAGGTCACCGAGGCGCTGGTGCGCAAGCACCGGGGCGAGCAGACGCTGGTGATCGGGCAGTACATCGACCAGCTGGACGAGCTCGGCGAGCACCTGGACGCGCCCGTGATCAAGGGCGAGACCTCCAACGCGCAGCGCGAGAAGCTCTTCGACGCCTTCCGCGAGGGCGAGATCAGCGTGCTGGTCGTCTCGAAGGTCGCGAACTTCTCCATCGACCTGCCCGAGGCCACGGTCGCCATCCAGGTGTCGGGCACCTTCGGGTCCCGGCAGGAGGAGGCGCAGCGGCTGGGGCGGGTGCTGCGGCCGAAGGCGGACGGGCACGAGGCGCGGTTCTACTCGGTCGTGGCGCGCGACACGATCGACCAGGACTTCGCCGCCCACCGCCAGCGCTTCCTGGCGGAGCAGGGCTACGCCTACCGGATCATGGACGCCGACGAGCTGCTCGCGGGCGACTGA
- a CDS encoding helicase C-terminal domain-containing protein, giving the protein MPEGSPQGSAATNAQRGTAHATPEPPPVDAATATATTGTAATPTPPRSLAEALRGRDDAALAALLHARPDLLNPVPGDVTQLATRAGTRASVVRALDRLDRFALQTAEALAVAPDPCPYPVLEELLTGSGGEDAKDGAARDALPRALATLRDQALVWGDDDRLRLVRTARELLAPSPQRPSPTGLGPTVAEATAGMSPTRVQEIVAAAGLPPTHDPVSAVAALTGLFTDPERMSALLDQAPAEAHQVLGRLVWGPPYGEVTPNPAPPVRWLRDRGLLLPASPRTVVLPREVALHLRGGLAHRATAPVAPPVGAHREHRPQLVDANAAGQALAALGTVEELVKSWEHTSPLVLRAGGLAVRDLKRAASTLDTTEQAAAFWIELAYAAGLLASDGEADERYAPTPAFDDWCALPPAERWSALASAWLAATRTPGLVGEQDAKGRTLSVLGPDLDRSPAPEVRRRVLELLAALPEGGSPDPDALLERLAWERPERGTSGLRARLAHWTLHDAEVLGVTGRGALSAFGRALLEGRDPAPQLAPLLPEPVDHVLLQADLTAVAPGPLRRPLGDVLAVLADVESKGGATVYRFTPGSVRRALDSGQTASDLHAFLAEHSRTPVPQPLAYLIDDVARRHGHLRVGAASSYVRCDDDAMLGEILADKRSAGLGLRRLAPTVLAAQAEPGALLDGLRAMGYAPAAESLTGDVLVARAAAYRTPERTAPVPVPDGPPVPDPTLLGAAVRAIRAGDLAATAVRKEPAGPSAAPGPGELPRTSAAETLATVQAAALTGSAVWIGYVNAEGAASQRVIAPVRVEGGFVTGYDHTADEVRTYALHRITGVAELAEDQV; this is encoded by the coding sequence GTGCCCGAGGGAAGTCCGCAGGGAAGCGCCGCGACGAACGCGCAGCGGGGCACCGCCCACGCCACGCCGGAACCTCCGCCCGTCGACGCCGCCACCGCCACCGCCACCACCGGCACCGCCGCCACCCCCACCCCTCCCCGCTCCCTCGCCGAGGCGCTCCGCGGCCGGGACGACGCGGCGCTCGCCGCGCTGCTGCACGCCCGTCCCGACCTGCTGAACCCGGTCCCCGGCGACGTCACGCAGCTGGCCACCCGCGCCGGCACCCGGGCCTCGGTCGTGCGGGCGCTGGACCGCCTCGACCGGTTCGCGCTCCAGACGGCCGAGGCCCTGGCCGTGGCCCCCGACCCGTGCCCGTACCCGGTGCTGGAGGAGCTGCTCACCGGTTCCGGCGGCGAGGACGCCAAGGACGGTGCGGCCCGCGACGCCCTCCCCCGGGCCCTGGCGACCCTGCGGGACCAGGCCCTGGTGTGGGGCGACGACGACCGGCTGCGCCTGGTCCGCACCGCCCGGGAACTGCTCGCCCCCTCGCCGCAGCGGCCCTCCCCGACCGGCCTCGGGCCGACCGTCGCCGAGGCCACGGCGGGGATGTCGCCCACCCGGGTCCAGGAGATCGTGGCGGCCGCCGGGCTGCCCCCGACCCACGACCCGGTTTCGGCGGTGGCGGCCCTGACCGGGCTGTTCACCGACCCGGAGCGGATGTCGGCGCTGCTGGACCAGGCCCCGGCGGAGGCGCACCAGGTGCTGGGGCGGCTCGTGTGGGGGCCGCCGTACGGGGAGGTGACGCCGAACCCGGCGCCGCCCGTGCGCTGGCTGCGGGACCGGGGGCTGCTGCTGCCGGCCTCGCCGCGGACGGTCGTGCTGCCGCGCGAGGTGGCGCTGCACCTGCGGGGCGGGCTCGCGCACCGGGCGACGGCGCCGGTCGCGCCGCCGGTCGGCGCGCACCGCGAGCACCGTCCACAGCTTGTGGACGCGAACGCCGCCGGGCAGGCGCTGGCCGCGCTGGGCACCGTCGAGGAGCTGGTGAAGTCCTGGGAGCACACCTCTCCGCTGGTGCTGCGGGCCGGCGGGCTGGCCGTGCGCGACCTGAAGCGGGCGGCGTCGACCCTGGACACCACCGAGCAGGCGGCCGCGTTCTGGATCGAACTCGCCTACGCGGCCGGGCTGCTGGCCAGTGACGGCGAGGCCGACGAGCGGTACGCGCCCACCCCCGCCTTCGACGACTGGTGCGCCCTGCCGCCCGCCGAACGCTGGTCGGCGCTGGCCTCGGCCTGGCTGGCCGCCACCCGCACCCCCGGGCTGGTCGGCGAGCAGGACGCCAAGGGCCGCACCCTGTCGGTGCTCGGCCCCGACCTGGACCGTTCGCCCGCGCCCGAGGTGCGCCGCCGGGTCCTGGAACTCCTCGCCGCCCTGCCCGAGGGCGGCTCGCCCGACCCGGACGCACTGCTGGAACGGCTCGCGTGGGAGCGCCCGGAGCGCGGGACGAGCGGCCTGCGGGCCCGGCTCGCGCACTGGACCCTGCACGACGCCGAGGTACTGGGCGTCACCGGCCGGGGCGCGCTCAGCGCGTTCGGCCGGGCCCTGCTGGAGGGCCGCGACCCGGCGCCGCAGCTGGCGCCACTGCTGCCGGAGCCGGTGGACCACGTGCTGCTCCAGGCCGACCTGACGGCGGTGGCGCCGGGACCGCTGCGCCGGCCGCTGGGCGACGTGCTGGCGGTGCTGGCGGACGTGGAGTCCAAGGGCGGGGCGACGGTGTACCGGTTCACTCCGGGTTCGGTGCGCCGGGCCCTGGACTCCGGGCAGACCGCCTCCGACCTGCACGCCTTCCTCGCCGAGCACAGCCGCACCCCGGTACCGCAGCCGCTGGCGTACCTGATCGACGACGTGGCGCGGCGGCACGGGCACCTGCGGGTCGGCGCGGCCTCCTCGTACGTGCGCTGCGACGACGACGCCATGCTGGGCGAGATCCTGGCCGACAAGCGCTCGGCGGGCCTGGGGCTGCGCCGGCTCGCGCCGACGGTGCTGGCGGCGCAGGCGGAGCCGGGCGCGCTGCTCGACGGGCTGCGGGCGATGGGCTACGCCCCGGCGGCGGAGTCCCTTACGGGGGACGTGCTGGTGGCGCGGGCGGCCGCGTACCGCACCCCGGAGCGCACGGCCCCGGTGCCGGTCCCGGACGGGCCGCCGGTTCCGGACCCGACGCTGCTGGGCGCGGCGGTACGGGCGATCCGCGCGGGCGACCTGGCGGCCACGGCGGTCCGCAAGGAGCCGGCCGGGCCGTCGGCCGCCCCGGGGCCGGGCGAGCTGCCGCGCACCAGCGCGGCGGAGACCCTGGCGACGGTGCAGGCGGCGGCGCTGACCGGGTCGGCGGTGTGGATCGGGTACGTCAACGCGGAGGGCGCGGCCAGCCAGCGGGTCATCGCCCCGGTGCGGGTGGAGGGCGGCTTCGTCACCGGCTACGACCACACGGCGGACGAGGTGCGCACGTACGCCCTGCACCGGATCACGGGGGTGGCGGAGCTGGCGGAGGACCAGGTCTAG
- a CDS encoding CatB-related O-acetyltransferase, with product MPPVPADPTVLHPMPGHPRVVLLKPLVKSPLIEVGDFSYYDDPDDPTAFETRNVLYHYGPERLVIGKYCALGTGTRFIMNGANHRMDGPSTFPFPTMGGSWAEHFDLITGLPGRGDTVVGNDVWFGHGATVMPGVRIGHGAIIAAGAVVTGDVPDYGIVGGNPARLIRTRYDAADVVRLLAVAWWDWPLSHITRHVRTIMSGTVADLEEAAAQTGRP from the coding sequence ATGCCGCCCGTTCCCGCCGACCCCACCGTGCTCCACCCGATGCCCGGGCATCCGCGCGTGGTTCTGCTCAAGCCCCTGGTGAAGTCCCCGCTGATCGAGGTCGGTGACTTCTCCTACTACGACGATCCGGACGACCCGACCGCGTTCGAGACGCGCAACGTCCTCTACCACTACGGTCCCGAGCGGCTCGTCATCGGCAAGTACTGCGCGCTGGGCACGGGCACCCGGTTCATCATGAACGGCGCCAACCACCGCATGGACGGCCCCTCCACCTTTCCGTTCCCCACCATGGGGGGCTCCTGGGCGGAGCACTTCGACCTCATCACCGGCCTGCCCGGCCGGGGCGACACGGTCGTCGGCAACGACGTCTGGTTCGGCCACGGCGCCACGGTCATGCCCGGTGTCCGCATCGGCCACGGCGCGATCATCGCCGCCGGAGCCGTGGTCACCGGCGACGTCCCCGACTACGGCATCGTCGGCGGCAACCCGGCCCGGCTCATCCGCACCCGCTACGACGCCGCGGACGTCGTCCGGCTCCTCGCCGTGGCCTGGTGGGACTGGCCCCTGTCGCACATCACCCGGCACGTGCGGACGATCATGTCGGGGACCGTCGCCGACCTGGAGGAGGCCGCCGCGCAGACCGGCCGTCCCTGA
- a CDS encoding DUF4291 domain-containing protein, translating to MQETGQTPIRQTAASQAAVSQTPVRQIRAVHTASTVTVYQAYSPALGLPAARDGRFPPAWKRERMTWIKPSFLWMMYRCGWATKEGQETVLAVEISRAGFDGALAQACLSHYAPRVHTDRAAWKKTLSRSPVRVQWDPERDPHLNPLPHRSLQLGLSGPASRAYADEWTVAIRDVTPLVREIHGLLRAGDTDAARALLPVETPYPSGPLPHLGA from the coding sequence ATGCAGGAAACCGGCCAGACCCCTATCCGCCAGACCGCCGCCAGCCAGGCCGCCGTCAGCCAGACCCCCGTCCGCCAGATCCGCGCCGTCCACACCGCCTCCACCGTGACCGTGTACCAGGCGTACTCCCCCGCCCTGGGCCTGCCGGCGGCCCGCGACGGCCGCTTCCCGCCCGCCTGGAAGCGGGAGCGGATGACGTGGATCAAGCCGTCGTTCCTGTGGATGATGTACCGCTGCGGCTGGGCCACGAAGGAGGGCCAGGAGACCGTGCTGGCCGTGGAGATCAGCCGTGCGGGCTTCGACGGCGCCCTGGCGCAGGCCTGCCTGTCGCACTACGCGCCGCGCGTGCACACCGACCGCGCGGCCTGGAAGAAGACCCTGTCCCGCTCCCCGGTCCGCGTCCAGTGGGACCCCGAGCGCGACCCGCACCTGAACCCGCTGCCCCACCGGTCCCTCCAACTGGGCCTGTCGGGCCCGGCGTCGCGGGCCTACGCCGACGAGTGGACGGTGGCCATCCGCGACGTCACCCCGCTGGTCCGCGAGATCCACGGCCTGCTCCGCGCCGGCGACACCGACGCGGCCCGCGCCCTGCTCCCGGTGGAGACCCCGTACCCGTCGGGGCCGCTGCCCCACCTGGGCGCGTAG
- a CDS encoding HAD family hydrolase translates to MTSHIPPQLTVGFDLDMTLIDSRPGIRAAWQALAARTGAFIDADLAITRLGPPLEEELAYWFPEEQIPAMRDLYREMYPDHAIEPTPAMVGAREAVKAVQALGGRAIVVTAKNEPNARQHLEHLGIEADAVIGWLWAEGKAKALREYGAQVYVGDHIGDVRGARTAGALSVAVATGPCAAEELREAGADVVLDDLTALPQWLEEFARTLAA, encoded by the coding sequence ATGACCTCCCACATCCCCCCACAGCTGACGGTCGGATTCGACCTCGACATGACGCTCATCGACTCCCGCCCCGGCATCCGGGCCGCCTGGCAGGCGCTCGCCGCGAGGACCGGGGCGTTCATCGACGCCGACCTGGCCATCACCCGTCTCGGCCCCCCGCTGGAGGAGGAGCTCGCCTACTGGTTCCCCGAGGAGCAGATCCCTGCGATGCGGGACCTCTACCGGGAGATGTACCCCGACCACGCCATCGAGCCGACGCCCGCGATGGTCGGGGCCCGTGAGGCCGTCAAGGCCGTTCAGGCGCTCGGCGGGCGGGCGATCGTGGTCACGGCGAAGAACGAGCCCAACGCCCGCCAGCACCTCGAACACCTCGGGATAGAGGCCGACGCCGTCATCGGCTGGCTCTGGGCCGAGGGCAAGGCCAAGGCGCTGCGCGAGTACGGCGCGCAGGTGTACGTCGGCGACCACATCGGCGACGTGCGCGGCGCCCGGACGGCCGGGGCCCTGTCGGTGGCGGTGGCGACGGGGCCGTGCGCGGCGGAGGAACTGCGCGAGGCCGGTGCCGACGTGGTGCTGGACGACCTCACCGCGCTGCCGCAGTGGCTGGAGGAGTTCGCCCGCACCCTCGCGGCCTGA
- a CDS encoding cold-shock protein, with translation MPTGKVKWFNSEKGFGFLSRDDGGDVFVHSSVLPDGVDALKPGQRVEFGVVAGQRGDQALSVVVLEPTPSVAAAQRRKPDELASIVQDLTTLLENITPMLERGRYPDKVHGAKIAGLLRAVADQLDV, from the coding sequence GTGCCTACCGGCAAGGTCAAGTGGTTCAACAGCGAGAAGGGCTTCGGCTTTCTCTCCCGAGACGACGGCGGAGACGTCTTCGTGCACTCGTCGGTGCTCCCCGATGGGGTCGACGCGCTCAAGCCCGGGCAGCGCGTGGAGTTCGGCGTCGTCGCGGGACAGCGCGGTGACCAGGCGCTCTCGGTAGTCGTGCTGGAGCCGACGCCGTCCGTGGCGGCCGCGCAGCGGCGCAAGCCCGACGAGCTCGCCTCGATCGTGCAGGACCTGACGACCCTGCTGGAGAACATCACCCCGATGCTCGAGCGCGGCCGCTACCCCGACAAGGTGCACGGCGCGAAGATCGCCGGCCTGCTGCGTGCGGTGGCCGACCAGCTCGACGTCTGA
- a CDS encoding MFS transporter — translation MAAPHVTVGSRSNRAVLLTVTCLGQFMVLLDNTIVGAALPDMQHRLHTQLTGLQWIVDAYVLLVAMLLLSGGVFADRFGRKRVYLSGVAVFTAASLVCSLAPSLGWLVAGRVLQGIGAAALSPASLALLAAAHPVPQERVKAIGLWAGFSGIGLAAGPVAGGVLTDAFGWPAIFLVNLPIGVVLLLVGLRTLEEARNPGAPAIDVPGTVLSVLGVGVLTYALIEGGARGWTSPVILGGFAAAVVLLAAFVAVEARRSAPMLPLRLFRQRLFTVSNTAMVVVGFALMGSSFFFSQFFVYVQGSSILRAGLQTLPVSLAMVIVSPYAGRLAARYGFRIVVTGGLVLAGLGLLALGTVHADTGYGNVWWRLGAVGAGFALTMSPLTGAAIQAVSPQEGGLASGISSTTRQIGAVLGVAVLGAVVRTRQSGGASFETGLNSAFVAAGAVTLATAVFTGLWSARSRAAEGSVATGRSTEPEAVSPSNVGSAHSS, via the coding sequence ATGGCGGCACCGCATGTGACCGTAGGCAGTCGATCGAACCGGGCCGTGCTGCTCACGGTGACCTGCCTGGGCCAGTTCATGGTCCTGCTCGACAACACGATCGTCGGGGCGGCACTGCCCGATATGCAGCACCGGCTGCACACTCAACTGACCGGACTGCAATGGATCGTCGACGCGTACGTACTGCTGGTCGCCATGCTGCTGCTGTCCGGCGGTGTCTTCGCCGACCGGTTCGGCCGCAAGCGGGTGTACCTGAGCGGCGTGGCGGTGTTCACCGCCGCGTCGCTGGTGTGCAGCCTCGCGCCCTCGCTCGGCTGGCTGGTCGCCGGCCGGGTGCTGCAGGGCATCGGGGCCGCGGCGCTGAGCCCCGCCTCGCTCGCCCTGCTCGCCGCCGCGCATCCCGTGCCGCAGGAACGGGTGAAGGCGATCGGGCTGTGGGCCGGATTCAGCGGAATCGGCCTGGCCGCAGGCCCCGTGGCCGGCGGCGTGCTGACGGACGCCTTCGGCTGGCCCGCCATCTTCCTGGTGAACCTGCCGATCGGCGTGGTCCTTCTGCTGGTCGGTCTGCGCACCCTTGAAGAGGCCCGCAATCCGGGCGCCCCCGCGATCGACGTCCCGGGGACGGTGCTGTCCGTTCTGGGGGTGGGGGTGCTGACCTACGCACTGATCGAGGGTGGTGCCCGCGGCTGGACGTCGCCGGTGATCCTGGGCGGCTTCGCCGCCGCGGTGGTCCTGCTCGCCGCCTTCGTCGCCGTCGAAGCGCGTCGCTCCGCCCCGATGCTGCCGCTGCGGCTGTTCCGGCAGCGCCTGTTCACCGTGTCCAACACCGCCATGGTCGTGGTGGGGTTCGCGCTCATGGGTTCGTCGTTCTTCTTCTCCCAGTTCTTCGTGTACGTCCAGGGCAGCTCGATCCTGCGCGCCGGCCTGCAGACCCTGCCGGTATCCCTCGCCATGGTGATCGTCAGCCCGTACGCGGGCCGGCTCGCCGCCCGGTACGGCTTCCGCATCGTGGTCACCGGCGGCCTGGTCCTGGCCGGCCTGGGACTGCTGGCGCTCGGTACGGTGCACGCCGACACCGGCTACGGGAACGTGTGGTGGCGGCTGGGAGCCGTCGGCGCCGGCTTCGCCCTGACCATGTCCCCACTGACGGGAGCGGCCATCCAAGCGGTCAGCCCGCAGGAGGGCGGCCTCGCCTCAGGCATCAGCAGCACCACCCGGCAGATCGGCGCGGTGCTCGGCGTGGCGGTACTCGGAGCCGTCGTCCGCACCCGGCAGTCCGGCGGCGCCTCCTTCGAGACCGGCCTCAACAGCGCCTTCGTCGCGGCCGGCGCCGTCACACTGGCCACCGCCGTGTTCACCGGGCTGTGGTCGGCGAGGTCCAGGGCCGCGGAAGGCTCCGTGGCGACGGGGCGTTCCACCGAGCCAGAAGCGGTCAGCCCCTCGAACGTGGGATCCGCGCACAGCAGTTGA